In a genomic window of Verrucomicrobiota bacterium:
- the erpA gene encoding iron-sulfur cluster insertion protein ErpA: MISLTESAAKKIESLQKETADETKRLRIFVEAGGCSGLEYGMSFDSAKEGDQELESLGVCFLMDATSLAYLEGSVVDFDDGLQGKGFEIKNPNAKTTCGCGRSFN, from the coding sequence ATGATTTCACTAACTGAGTCTGCTGCTAAAAAAATTGAAAGCCTCCAGAAGGAGACAGCTGATGAGACAAAGCGTCTCCGAATATTTGTTGAAGCGGGTGGATGCTCTGGGCTCGAATATGGTATGAGTTTCGATTCAGCCAAAGAGGGTGATCAGGAGCTGGAAAGCCTGGGAGTTTGCTTTCTAATGGACGCGACGAGTTTGGCCTATCTCGAAGGTTCGGTTGTAGACTTCGATGATGGGTTGCAAGGAAAGGGTTTCGAAATCAAAAACCCAAACGCCAAGACAACGTGTGGTTGCGGTCGGTCGTTTAATTAA
- a CDS encoding trans-2-enoyl-CoA reductase family protein, which translates to MIIKPKVRGFICITAHPEGCAAHVQEQIDYVKNQGTIEDGPKKVLVIGSSTGYGLSARIAAAFGSNASTVGVFYERPSMNGRTASAGWYNSVAFEKKAKDAGLYAKSVNGDAFSDTIKEEVITILKEEVGKVDLVVYSLASPRREHPKTGTIHKSTLKPVGETFVGPTLDTDKGVIKDVELEPATDEEISDTVAVMGGEDWETWINALNDADLLEDGCQTVAFSYIGPTITWPIYWNGTMGKAKTDVDETAKRLDALLKIKRGSAFVSVNKAVVTQASSAIPVVPLYISILFKVMKEKGLHEGCIEQLYRLYASQMYQGNFLDLDEAGRVRIDDWEMKPEIQEAVAELWETASNENFKDISDYEGYRSDFLKLFGFGLEGVDYEADTEPELNFES; encoded by the coding sequence ATGATTATTAAACCCAAAGTTCGCGGTTTCATTTGCATTACGGCCCATCCAGAAGGTTGCGCTGCCCACGTTCAGGAGCAAATCGACTACGTTAAGAATCAAGGAACCATTGAGGATGGACCCAAAAAAGTATTGGTGATTGGATCTTCCACCGGATACGGCTTATCTGCCCGAATTGCTGCAGCATTTGGAAGTAATGCTTCCACCGTCGGAGTATTTTATGAAAGGCCATCGATGAATGGCCGAACAGCTTCCGCAGGTTGGTACAACTCCGTGGCCTTTGAAAAAAAGGCAAAAGATGCAGGCCTTTATGCCAAAAGCGTTAACGGAGACGCTTTTTCCGATACGATAAAAGAAGAAGTAATAACCATTCTGAAAGAGGAAGTTGGTAAGGTCGATTTGGTGGTATACAGCTTGGCTTCTCCGCGGAGAGAGCATCCGAAAACGGGCACCATCCATAAATCAACGCTAAAACCTGTAGGTGAAACTTTCGTAGGTCCTACGTTGGATACCGACAAGGGAGTCATCAAGGATGTAGAGTTGGAACCAGCGACAGACGAAGAAATTTCTGATACGGTAGCCGTCATGGGAGGCGAAGATTGGGAAACGTGGATCAATGCCCTCAATGATGCCGATCTTTTAGAGGATGGCTGTCAGACGGTTGCATTCTCCTATATTGGCCCAACCATTACCTGGCCCATTTACTGGAATGGAACCATGGGAAAAGCGAAAACAGACGTTGATGAAACGGCGAAGCGCCTGGATGCACTTTTAAAAATCAAACGAGGATCTGCGTTTGTAAGCGTCAACAAAGCTGTTGTGACGCAGGCCAGCTCGGCCATACCCGTTGTTCCTCTTTACATTTCCATCCTGTTCAAAGTGATGAAAGAAAAGGGACTCCACGAGGGATGCATTGAACAACTTTACCGCTTATACGCTTCTCAAATGTATCAGGGCAATTTCCTCGACCTAGACGAAGCAGGTCGGGTTCGGATTGATGACTGGGAAATGAAACCAGAAATCCAGGAAGCAGTCGCCGAATTGTGGGAAACAGCCTCAAACGAAAATTTCAAAGACATATCCGACTACGAAGGCTATAGAAGCGATTTCTTAAAGCTCTTTGGTTTTGGCCTTGAAGGAGTTGACTACGAGGCAGATACCGAGCCTGAGCTCAATTTTGAAAGCTAA
- the allB gene encoding allantoinase AllB, with product MELQRVSRKLKMSVYDTVIVGGCLVTPEGESYQDLGISDGKIAAIEPNLAGQGKEERAIEGAVVIPGIIDSHVHINEPGHTNWEGFETGSRAAIAGGITCIFDMPLNSIPTTINVEAFELKKNRAEAKCMTDFAFWGGLVPGNLEDLESLYLAGVIGFKAFMSNSGLDEFPNVDESVLRKGMKAISKLPGMRLALHAEDNELTEELSKRAILSGQTSVQDFLDSRPIEAELIAIRSAINLAGETGCPIHIVHVSCPEGIDLITAAKQAGIDVTVETCPHYLYFTNDILGDAGSVAKCAPPLRAAGTVIALREKLRTREIDTIGSDHSPCLESMKSGNNFFQTWGGISGLQHSGPIIYSLLRETLEMELCDITKLMSQTPAQRFGLKHKGAIALGMDADLCIGKFDNTQPIAKEDLLYRNPHSPYVGFTPNFNVQSTIVRGCAVYKNKEFQGEIHGKFIRPAY from the coding sequence ATGGAGCTACAGCGTGTATCGCGGAAGTTGAAGATGAGTGTCTACGACACAGTCATTGTAGGCGGATGCCTTGTAACTCCAGAAGGGGAATCTTACCAAGACCTAGGCATATCGGATGGAAAAATAGCTGCCATAGAGCCCAATCTCGCGGGCCAGGGGAAAGAAGAACGCGCTATTGAAGGCGCCGTCGTAATTCCCGGAATTATTGATAGTCATGTTCACATAAACGAGCCTGGTCATACGAACTGGGAGGGTTTTGAAACCGGTTCGCGCGCAGCCATAGCGGGAGGAATCACCTGCATATTTGATATGCCGCTGAACTCGATTCCCACTACGATAAACGTTGAAGCCTTTGAGCTTAAGAAGAACCGAGCAGAAGCAAAATGCATGACCGACTTTGCTTTTTGGGGTGGGCTCGTTCCAGGGAATCTCGAGGACCTTGAATCGCTATACCTTGCCGGTGTTATTGGGTTTAAAGCCTTCATGTCCAATAGCGGATTGGATGAGTTCCCTAATGTCGACGAATCAGTCCTGAGAAAAGGAATGAAGGCTATTAGTAAACTTCCAGGCATGCGCTTGGCATTGCATGCTGAGGATAACGAATTGACTGAAGAGCTTTCAAAACGAGCCATCCTCTCAGGACAAACTTCGGTTCAAGATTTTCTCGACTCGAGACCGATCGAGGCTGAATTGATAGCTATTCGATCCGCAATCAACCTGGCCGGGGAAACCGGTTGCCCCATCCACATCGTCCACGTGAGTTGCCCAGAGGGCATCGATCTCATAACGGCTGCGAAACAAGCAGGCATTGATGTCACAGTTGAAACCTGCCCACATTACCTTTATTTCACGAACGACATACTCGGAGACGCAGGATCGGTGGCCAAATGCGCCCCACCCTTGCGGGCAGCGGGAACGGTAATAGCTCTTCGGGAAAAACTTCGTACCCGAGAAATAGATACCATCGGATCGGACCATTCACCTTGTTTGGAAAGCATGAAATCAGGAAACAACTTTTTTCAAACATGGGGCGGAATTTCCGGTCTGCAACATTCAGGACCGATAATCTATAGCTTGTTAAGAGAAACCTTAGAGATGGAACTCTGCGATATTACAAAACTCATGAGCCAAACCCCGGCTCAACGTTTTGGGCTAAAACACAAAGGAGCGATTGCATTGGGTATGGATGCAGATCTTTGCATCGGAAAATTCGACAATACTCAGCCCATAGCGAAGGAGGACCTTCTTTATAGAAATCCTCATTCGCCCTACGTGGGATTCACACCTAACTTTAATGTGCAATCAACAATAGTAAGAGGATGCGCGGTCTATAAAAACAAGGAATTTCAAGGAGAAATCCATGGAAAATTTATAAGACCCGCTTACTAA
- the uraH gene encoding hydroxyisourate hydrolase: MSAKLSTHVLNTKDGIPASGVKIELFHVTSEGEQLIISTTTNSDGRTDHPLLTGDQFKTGDYKLVFHIGEYFHEHAEDAPFLSEVPVQFRINDPNGSYHVPLLASPWSYSVYRGS, translated from the coding sequence ATGAGCGCAAAACTGAGTACCCACGTATTAAATACCAAAGATGGAATCCCTGCTTCCGGAGTCAAAATTGAACTCTTCCATGTCACTAGTGAAGGCGAGCAATTGATAATATCAACAACGACTAATTCGGATGGAAGAACTGATCATCCACTTCTAACTGGAGACCAATTCAAAACAGGAGACTACAAACTCGTCTTTCACATAGGTGAGTATTTCCACGAGCATGCAGAAGATGCTCCATTCTTAAGCGAGGTGCCCGTTCAATTTCGCATCAATGATCCAAACGGATCTTACCATGTGCCGCTTTTAGCTTCACCATGGAGCTACAGCGTGTATCGCGGAAGTTGA